One Solea senegalensis isolate Sse05_10M linkage group LG3, IFAPA_SoseM_1, whole genome shotgun sequence genomic window carries:
- the zgc:113263 gene encoding uncharacterized protein zgc:113263 isoform X1, whose translation MEINQGSESGSRRGDDLPVRYLRLLAPPLQLLSAAVWQVVQQGLVNHYGMLEEFVTMVTELVPELMCYSQRAQLILGLRARLVLEMCRGESQVDMQTIQPHLDRIKAPVSTAKDHYVTINQVEESEVNFVELVHSLLEDPSERKYFFEEIFPVYFGPKFDAALEMLVWEFISRLDELLPVPDFTQLTALVGDAPLFLDECLQSFYPREDMKVVLEHHRNLGHFEEKDPRFLPMDDCILSSLSLPPGTKPITSLPDPKASTSPESKGSAGGPISTGNLERAYMRSLETIRQRLKETNDTGGWQLQVRGGKERKGQSASGAQPCDETIDLTTPTEIGDSESTANGDSHSLRGARLFRKRKLSDDTDVPAKQSAEMSSLSFMDSSLDDENSGESPLISILGEYTDPPEGSFPVTIDTKVPWSEEETLQLLDIWGKDSVQRALKGCFKNRHIFTQIAQKMAERGYMRTVEQCQTRIKRLKKCLRQNRGNSKLEGKSYERLESILSSSVSSAVPEVTYDVEEVGDEDDGDDELQFLGHTSQPEIGTRSVPWSDLETLTLINMWGEDKMQQDLRGMHRTGHIFSIISNKMATQGFSRTPEQCQTRLKRLKSNFRQCYQNNLKGQGHVECKFYNELGRILVKDFSPAPQFHDILGEQEDFDLPAFSQQETASVVGFLEDRKKVPWSDKETIILLELWGDPQVQKNLKRYPHVGHIFARISEKLAENGYSRSAEQCHTRIKRLKANYRQCQENMSSSGTVDFKFYDLLEQILDKQPSTSSTVLTDSIEISEDSNGESVTETDGEIGMSTEKPASSTWSDEETLALIDIWGEEDVQRALKGFIHNGHVYAEISERMQDLGFTKTSEQCRCKVKALRNNFRQCYDKKKRGKKVYYRFYNKLEEFLGQEAASMDEYDEGDEPADPDPAGVDGGNAVWTEKETAALIEVWAADDVQHSLKTCIRNGHIFADIAVKMTALGYARTSDQCHSRIKRLKKTYRRHCNSRRKGGQPALFRYYRLLAPVLGDISACVDVDIDTAADDLQPFVDTDVFDLFEQPSTSHTLADMSRKMAWSDQETRTLLELWGEDGVQVTLRGCLQNRHVFEYISEKMADHGFIRTSEQCYTRIKRLKHGFLHEKKDFKFFNEMEEIFKKELKVDDSAAEIPTLEEPEDLVPEVTQKKASSSNQWVADSTKLPWSDSETKALLDIWGSEETQENLKGCTKNKHIFIQISQVMASQGYTRSPEQCQTRIKRLRANFRHFLEGRKGEKQECKFFEQLVQIFGSKYMMTSDPVAEDAADVEGERREHCCTVDVTPGAWKMPQKIQKINIK comes from the exons CTGGTTCTGGAGATGTGTCGAGGTGAGAGCCAAGTGGACATGCAGACCATTCAGCCACACCTGGACAGAATTAAAGCTCCGGTCAGCACTGCCAAGGATCACTAT gtGACCATAAACCAGGTGGAGGAGTCTGAGGTGAACTTTGTGGAGCTGGTGCATTCGCTCTTGGAGGATCCGTCGGAGAGAAAGTATTTTTTCGAG GAAATCTTCCCCGTGTATTTTGGGCCAAAGTTTGACGCAGCGCTTGAGATGCTGGTGTGGGAGTTCATATCGAGACTGGATGAGCTGCTGCCGGTTCCAGACTTCACACAG TTGACAGCTTTAGTCGGAGACGCTCCGTTATTCCTCGACGAATGTCTACAATCGTTTTACCCACGAGAGGACATGAAGGTCGTCCTGGAACACCACAGAAACCTGGGTCATTTTGAAGAGAAAG ATCCCAGATTTTTACCGATGGACGACtgcatcctctcctctctgtcgcTACCTCCTGGGACCAAACCCATCACAAGCCTGCCTGATCCCAAAGCCTCAACTTCTCCAGAGAGCAAAGGAAGTGCCGGGGGTCCCATCAGCACGGGCAACCTGGAGAGGGCTTACATGAGGAGCCTGGAGACAATCAGACAGAGACTCAAGGAGACGAACGACACTGGTGGTTGGCAGCTGCAGGTCAGAGGCGGGAAGGAGAGGAAAGGGCAGAGCGCAAGTGGCGCACAACCATGTGACGAAACCATAGACCTCACAACGCCGACTGAGATCGGAGACTCGGAATCGACAGCCAACGGGGACAGCCACAGCTTGAGAGGAGCGCGGCTCTTCAGGAAGAGGAAGCTGAGCGACGACACAGACGTTCCCGCCAAGCAGTCAGCGGAGATGTCGTCTTTATCTTTCAT GGATTCCTCACTGGATGATGAGAATTCCGGTGAATCTCCTCTAATCTCAATACTGGGAGAATATACAG atCCTCCGGAAGGTTCTTTCCCTGTGACAATAGATACAAAGGTTCCCTGGTCGGAAGAGGAGACGCTCCAACTGCTCGACATCTGGGGGAAGGACTCGGTGCAGCGGGCTTTAAAGGGCTGCTTCAAAAACCGGCACATATTCACACAAATCGCTCAGAAGATGGCGGAGAGGGGCTACATGAGGACAGTGGAGCAGTGTCAGACGAGGATCAAACGTCTGAAGAAGTGTCTCCGCCAGAATAG AGGGAACTCAAAGCTGGAGGGTAAATCTTACGAGAGGCTAGAGAGCATCCTCAGCTCCTCTGTTTCTTCGGCGGTTCCTGAAGTCACCTACGATGTGGAGGAAGTGGGCGATGAAGATGACGGCGATGACGAGTTGCAGTTTTTGGGGCACACGAGCCAACCAGAAATAG GAACCAGAAGTGTTCCGTGGTCTGACTTGGAGACGCTGACCCTCATCAACATGTGGGGTGAAGACAAGATGCAGCAGGACCTGAGGGGGATGCACAGAACCGGACACATATTTTCCATCATATCCAACAAGATGGCCACCCAGGGCTTCTCCCGGACACCGGAGCAATGCCAAACACGGCTAAAAAGACTGAAGTCGAACTTCAGACAGTGCTACCAAAACAA CTTGAAGGGACAGGGACACGTCGAGTGCAAGTTCTACAATGAGCTGGGAAGAATTTTAGTGAAGGACTTCAGTCCGGCGCCACAGTTCCATGACATACTAGGAGAGCAGGAAGACTTCGATTTGCCTGCTTTCTCCCAACAGGAGACTG CATCTGTTGTGGGATTTCTAGAGGACAGGAAGAAAGTCCCTTGGTCCGACAAGGAGACGATCATCCTTCTGGAGTTATGGGGAGACCCACAG GTCCAGAAGAACCTGAAACGCTACCCACATGTCGGTCATATTTTTGCCCGAATATCCGAGAAACTCGCCGAAAACGGCTACTCCCGCAGCGCAGAGCAGTGCCACACGAGGATCAAGCGGCTGAAGGCCAACTATCGCCAGTGTCAGGAGAACATGAG CTCAAGTGGGACGGTCGATTTTAAATTCTACGACCTGCTGGAACAAATCCTGGATAAGCAGCCGTCGACGTCCTCCACCGTGTTAACGGACTCTATTGAAATATCTGAAGACTCCAATGGAGAATCCGTGACAGAGACAG ATGGCGAAATTGGCATGTCAACAGAAAAACCAGCATCTAGCACATGGTCAGACGAGGAGACCCTGGCACTTATCGATATCTGGGGCGAGGAAGACGTCCAGAGGGCACTGAAGGGATTCATCCACAACGGCCACGTTTACGCCGAGATTTCGGAGCGAATGCAGGATCTGGGCTTCACAAAGACCTCGGAGCAGTGTCGCTGTAAAGTCAAGGCCTTGAGGAACAACTTTCGACAGTGCTACGACAAAAAGAA GCGTGGGAAAAAGGTATATTATAGATTCTACAACAAGTTGGAAGAATTCCTGGGACAGGAAGCAGCTTCTATGGATGAGTACGATGAAGGGGACGAACCAGCTGACCCGGACCCAG CAGGTGTGGACGGCGGGAACGCGGTGTGGACGGAGAAGGAGACGGCCGCTCTCATTGAAGTGTGGGCGGCCGATGACGTGCAGCACAGCCTGAAGACCTGTATCCGCAACGGGCACATATTTGCCGACATAGCTGTGAAAATGACCGCGCTGGGATACGCGAGGACGTCGGATCAGTGCCACTCCCGGATCAAGAGGCTGAAGAAGACGTACAGGCGTCACTGCAACAGCCGCag AAAGGGAGGACAGCCGGCATTGTTTCGATACTACCGCCTTCTGGCACCGGTGCTTGGTGACATCTCCGCGTGTGTGGATGTGGACATCGATACCGCTGCTGACGACTTACAGCCATTTGTGGACACGGATGTTTTTGACTTGT TCGAGCAGCCCTCAACCAGCCACACGCTGGCCGACATGAGCAGGAAGATGGCCTGGTCGGACCAGGAGACTCGCACGCTGCTGGAGCTGTGGGGCGAGGACGGCGTCCAGGTCACGCTGAGAGGCTGCCTGCAGAACAGACACGTGTTCGAGTACATCTCCGAGAAGATGGCCGACCACGGGTTCATCCGGACCTCGGAGCAGTGCTACACGCGCATAAAGCGCCTCAAACACGGCTTCCTCCACGAGAA GAAGGACTTTAAGTTCTTTAATGAGATGGAGGAAATCTTCAAAAAGGAGTTGAAAGTCGACGACTCAGCCGCCGAAATACCTACTCTAGAGGAGCCGGAGGACCTTGTGCCTGAAGTGACACAGAAGAAAG CCTCCTCCAGTAACCAGTGGGTGGCCGACAGCACGAAGCTGCCCTGGAGCGACAGTGAGACCAAGGCCCTGCTGGACATCTGGGGGAGCGAGGAGACCCAGGAGAACCTGAAGGGCTGCACGAAGAACAAACACATCTTCATCCAGATCTCTCAGGTCATGGCCAGCCAAGGCTACACGCGCAGTCCGGAGCAGTGTCAGACCAGGATAAAGAGGCTGCGGGCCAATTTCAGACACTTCCTGGAGGGCAGGAA GGGAGAGAAGCAGGAGTGCAAGTTCTTCGAGCAGCTGGTGCAGATATTTGGAAGCAAGTACATGATGACCTCCGACCCCGTGGCTGAGGATGCAGCTGACGTTGAAGGTGAGCGAAGGGAACACTGTTGTACTGTTGATGTCACACCTggggcttg GAAAATGCCACAAAAGATCCAAAAAATCAacatcaaataa
- the zgc:113263 gene encoding uncharacterized protein zgc:113263 isoform X2 yields MEINQGSESGSRRGDDLPVRYLRLLAPPLQLLSAAVWQVVQQGLVNHYGMLEEFVTMVTELVPELMCYSQRAQLILGLRARLVLEMCRGESQVDMQTIQPHLDRIKAPVSTAKDHYVTINQVEESEVNFVELVHSLLEDPSERKYFFEEIFPVYFGPKFDAALEMLVWEFISRLDELLPVPDFTQLTALVGDAPLFLDECLQSFYPREDMKVVLEHHRNLGHFEEKDPRFLPMDDCILSSLSLPPGTKPITSLPDPKASTSPESKGSAGGPISTGNLERAYMRSLETIRQRLKETNDTGGWQLQVRGGKERKGQSASGAQPCDETIDLTTPTEIGDSESTANGDSHSLRGARLFRKRKLSDDTDVPAKQSAEMSSLSFMDSSLDDENSGESPLISILGEYTDPPEGSFPVTIDTKVPWSEEETLQLLDIWGKDSVQRALKGCFKNRHIFTQIAQKMAERGYMRTVEQCQTRIKRLKKCLRQNRGNSKLEGKSYERLESILSSSVSSAVPEVTYDVEEVGDEDDGDDELQFLGHTSQPEIGTRSVPWSDLETLTLINMWGEDKMQQDLRGMHRTGHIFSIISNKMATQGFSRTPEQCQTRLKRLKSNFRQCYQNNLKGQGHVECKFYNELGRILVKDFSPAPQFHDILGEQEDFDLPAFSQQETASVVGFLEDRKKVPWSDKETIILLELWGDPQVQKNLKRYPHVGHIFARISEKLAENGYSRSAEQCHTRIKRLKANYRQCQENMSSSGTVDFKFYDLLEQILDKQPSTSSTVLTDSIEISEDSNGESVTETDGEIGMSTEKPASSTWSDEETLALIDIWGEEDVQRALKGFIHNGHVYAEISERMQDLGFTKTSEQCRCKVKALRNNFRQCYDKKKRGKKVYYRFYNKLEEFLGQEAASMDEYDEGDEPADPDPGVDGGNAVWTEKETAALIEVWAADDVQHSLKTCIRNGHIFADIAVKMTALGYARTSDQCHSRIKRLKKTYRRHCNSRRKGGQPALFRYYRLLAPVLGDISACVDVDIDTAADDLQPFVDTDVFDLFEQPSTSHTLADMSRKMAWSDQETRTLLELWGEDGVQVTLRGCLQNRHVFEYISEKMADHGFIRTSEQCYTRIKRLKHGFLHEKKDFKFFNEMEEIFKKELKVDDSAAEIPTLEEPEDLVPEVTQKKASSSNQWVADSTKLPWSDSETKALLDIWGSEETQENLKGCTKNKHIFIQISQVMASQGYTRSPEQCQTRIKRLRANFRHFLEGRKGEKQECKFFEQLVQIFGSKYMMTSDPVAEDAADVEGERREHCCTVDVTPGAWKMPQKIQKINIK; encoded by the exons CTGGTTCTGGAGATGTGTCGAGGTGAGAGCCAAGTGGACATGCAGACCATTCAGCCACACCTGGACAGAATTAAAGCTCCGGTCAGCACTGCCAAGGATCACTAT gtGACCATAAACCAGGTGGAGGAGTCTGAGGTGAACTTTGTGGAGCTGGTGCATTCGCTCTTGGAGGATCCGTCGGAGAGAAAGTATTTTTTCGAG GAAATCTTCCCCGTGTATTTTGGGCCAAAGTTTGACGCAGCGCTTGAGATGCTGGTGTGGGAGTTCATATCGAGACTGGATGAGCTGCTGCCGGTTCCAGACTTCACACAG TTGACAGCTTTAGTCGGAGACGCTCCGTTATTCCTCGACGAATGTCTACAATCGTTTTACCCACGAGAGGACATGAAGGTCGTCCTGGAACACCACAGAAACCTGGGTCATTTTGAAGAGAAAG ATCCCAGATTTTTACCGATGGACGACtgcatcctctcctctctgtcgcTACCTCCTGGGACCAAACCCATCACAAGCCTGCCTGATCCCAAAGCCTCAACTTCTCCAGAGAGCAAAGGAAGTGCCGGGGGTCCCATCAGCACGGGCAACCTGGAGAGGGCTTACATGAGGAGCCTGGAGACAATCAGACAGAGACTCAAGGAGACGAACGACACTGGTGGTTGGCAGCTGCAGGTCAGAGGCGGGAAGGAGAGGAAAGGGCAGAGCGCAAGTGGCGCACAACCATGTGACGAAACCATAGACCTCACAACGCCGACTGAGATCGGAGACTCGGAATCGACAGCCAACGGGGACAGCCACAGCTTGAGAGGAGCGCGGCTCTTCAGGAAGAGGAAGCTGAGCGACGACACAGACGTTCCCGCCAAGCAGTCAGCGGAGATGTCGTCTTTATCTTTCAT GGATTCCTCACTGGATGATGAGAATTCCGGTGAATCTCCTCTAATCTCAATACTGGGAGAATATACAG atCCTCCGGAAGGTTCTTTCCCTGTGACAATAGATACAAAGGTTCCCTGGTCGGAAGAGGAGACGCTCCAACTGCTCGACATCTGGGGGAAGGACTCGGTGCAGCGGGCTTTAAAGGGCTGCTTCAAAAACCGGCACATATTCACACAAATCGCTCAGAAGATGGCGGAGAGGGGCTACATGAGGACAGTGGAGCAGTGTCAGACGAGGATCAAACGTCTGAAGAAGTGTCTCCGCCAGAATAG AGGGAACTCAAAGCTGGAGGGTAAATCTTACGAGAGGCTAGAGAGCATCCTCAGCTCCTCTGTTTCTTCGGCGGTTCCTGAAGTCACCTACGATGTGGAGGAAGTGGGCGATGAAGATGACGGCGATGACGAGTTGCAGTTTTTGGGGCACACGAGCCAACCAGAAATAG GAACCAGAAGTGTTCCGTGGTCTGACTTGGAGACGCTGACCCTCATCAACATGTGGGGTGAAGACAAGATGCAGCAGGACCTGAGGGGGATGCACAGAACCGGACACATATTTTCCATCATATCCAACAAGATGGCCACCCAGGGCTTCTCCCGGACACCGGAGCAATGCCAAACACGGCTAAAAAGACTGAAGTCGAACTTCAGACAGTGCTACCAAAACAA CTTGAAGGGACAGGGACACGTCGAGTGCAAGTTCTACAATGAGCTGGGAAGAATTTTAGTGAAGGACTTCAGTCCGGCGCCACAGTTCCATGACATACTAGGAGAGCAGGAAGACTTCGATTTGCCTGCTTTCTCCCAACAGGAGACTG CATCTGTTGTGGGATTTCTAGAGGACAGGAAGAAAGTCCCTTGGTCCGACAAGGAGACGATCATCCTTCTGGAGTTATGGGGAGACCCACAG GTCCAGAAGAACCTGAAACGCTACCCACATGTCGGTCATATTTTTGCCCGAATATCCGAGAAACTCGCCGAAAACGGCTACTCCCGCAGCGCAGAGCAGTGCCACACGAGGATCAAGCGGCTGAAGGCCAACTATCGCCAGTGTCAGGAGAACATGAG CTCAAGTGGGACGGTCGATTTTAAATTCTACGACCTGCTGGAACAAATCCTGGATAAGCAGCCGTCGACGTCCTCCACCGTGTTAACGGACTCTATTGAAATATCTGAAGACTCCAATGGAGAATCCGTGACAGAGACAG ATGGCGAAATTGGCATGTCAACAGAAAAACCAGCATCTAGCACATGGTCAGACGAGGAGACCCTGGCACTTATCGATATCTGGGGCGAGGAAGACGTCCAGAGGGCACTGAAGGGATTCATCCACAACGGCCACGTTTACGCCGAGATTTCGGAGCGAATGCAGGATCTGGGCTTCACAAAGACCTCGGAGCAGTGTCGCTGTAAAGTCAAGGCCTTGAGGAACAACTTTCGACAGTGCTACGACAAAAAGAA GCGTGGGAAAAAGGTATATTATAGATTCTACAACAAGTTGGAAGAATTCCTGGGACAGGAAGCAGCTTCTATGGATGAGTACGATGAAGGGGACGAACCAGCTGACCCGGACCCAG GTGTGGACGGCGGGAACGCGGTGTGGACGGAGAAGGAGACGGCCGCTCTCATTGAAGTGTGGGCGGCCGATGACGTGCAGCACAGCCTGAAGACCTGTATCCGCAACGGGCACATATTTGCCGACATAGCTGTGAAAATGACCGCGCTGGGATACGCGAGGACGTCGGATCAGTGCCACTCCCGGATCAAGAGGCTGAAGAAGACGTACAGGCGTCACTGCAACAGCCGCag AAAGGGAGGACAGCCGGCATTGTTTCGATACTACCGCCTTCTGGCACCGGTGCTTGGTGACATCTCCGCGTGTGTGGATGTGGACATCGATACCGCTGCTGACGACTTACAGCCATTTGTGGACACGGATGTTTTTGACTTGT TCGAGCAGCCCTCAACCAGCCACACGCTGGCCGACATGAGCAGGAAGATGGCCTGGTCGGACCAGGAGACTCGCACGCTGCTGGAGCTGTGGGGCGAGGACGGCGTCCAGGTCACGCTGAGAGGCTGCCTGCAGAACAGACACGTGTTCGAGTACATCTCCGAGAAGATGGCCGACCACGGGTTCATCCGGACCTCGGAGCAGTGCTACACGCGCATAAAGCGCCTCAAACACGGCTTCCTCCACGAGAA GAAGGACTTTAAGTTCTTTAATGAGATGGAGGAAATCTTCAAAAAGGAGTTGAAAGTCGACGACTCAGCCGCCGAAATACCTACTCTAGAGGAGCCGGAGGACCTTGTGCCTGAAGTGACACAGAAGAAAG CCTCCTCCAGTAACCAGTGGGTGGCCGACAGCACGAAGCTGCCCTGGAGCGACAGTGAGACCAAGGCCCTGCTGGACATCTGGGGGAGCGAGGAGACCCAGGAGAACCTGAAGGGCTGCACGAAGAACAAACACATCTTCATCCAGATCTCTCAGGTCATGGCCAGCCAAGGCTACACGCGCAGTCCGGAGCAGTGTCAGACCAGGATAAAGAGGCTGCGGGCCAATTTCAGACACTTCCTGGAGGGCAGGAA GGGAGAGAAGCAGGAGTGCAAGTTCTTCGAGCAGCTGGTGCAGATATTTGGAAGCAAGTACATGATGACCTCCGACCCCGTGGCTGAGGATGCAGCTGACGTTGAAGGTGAGCGAAGGGAACACTGTTGTACTGTTGATGTCACACCTggggcttg GAAAATGCCACAAAAGATCCAAAAAATCAacatcaaataa